The following proteins come from a genomic window of Nitrosopumilaceae archaeon AB1(1):
- a CDS encoding DUF5011 domain-containing protein has protein sequence MISDAPDDTPPVITLIGNATVYVELDSSYSEQNATTDDNSPVTIGGDTVNSSLVGNYTVTYDSVDSAGNNATQVNRLVIVSDTTPPVITLNGNSTITLFVGATYNEQNATTDDDSPVTIGGDAVDANTEGNYTITYNSVDSAGNNATQVVRTVIISDTPDNTPPVITLNGNDTVYVELDSSYSEQNATTDDDSLVIIGGDTVNSSLVGNYTVTYNSVDSAGNNATQVNRLVIVRDTTPPVITLNGNSTITLFVGATYNEQNATTDDDSPVTIGGDTVDTNTEGNYTITYNSVDSAGNNATQVVRTVIISDTPDNTPPVITLNGNATVYVELDSSYSEQNATTDDGSPVTIGGDTVNSSLVGNYTVTYDSVDSAGNNATQVNRLVIVSDTTPPVITLNGNSTITLFVGATYNEQNATTDDDSPVTIGGDTVDTNTEGNYTITYNSVDSAGNNATQVVRTVIISDTPDNTPPVITLNGNATVYVELDSSYSEQNATTDDGSPVTIGGDTVNSSLVGNYTVTYDSVDSAGNNATQVNRLVIVSDTTPPVITLNGNSTITLFVGATYNEQNATTDDGSPIVIRGDTVDTNTVGNYTITYHSVDSSGNNAIQVNRIVIITGSSDTTPPTVVGTPVYDAQTHTLSITFSENVSITNPSQLLIGFVFPSNINYTNNPTLVLTFNSTATESIFNVFIGSVDGPQVAINANSIVDAANNGILTNNSSFSVQNIISSDDQVLSPATIHVDAPLILTPEHQNVTINYVASTSNTTNITAGLSAKLVSTNVITVMIPTSTIITHDGTWDSQFLAPRTATITVPSTTVGQTTTSHVTVTAITLGDVTIDLNLGDTVASIVFENQGGNNYNIYYVNTIGSTPTQISSCGTSNIAEINTLLTTTSTNECFVDDNTHVTIHTTHLSTYALISSTSTTSTQVPAPIPFTSSGGGSSSGGGAGRIFTGGQAPIIAEAIIHKVSWEVADDKKLVEIIASPSSDGAFVTISSSKLGVIATQLSLTQPYSDRVVYLGLVSSDERFVSVKASVYSNTFFTSEQKLVDVSQPTGSITFDSTLPVASTGTIKDDKTIMDDKTIVDNDTMMDDDTMMDNKTIKDDKTIKDDKTIKDDKTIKDDKTIKDDKTIKDDKTMINDDSTTTTGEGGCLIATAVYGTETFTTSTNAQRDT, from the coding sequence ATAATTTCTGATGCACCAGATGATACTCCCCCAGTAATCACACTAATTGGTAATGCTACTGTTTATGTAGAACTTGACTCATCCTACTCTGAGCAAAACGCCACTACTGATGATAACTCTCCAGTAACAATTGGTGGTGACACTGTAAATTCATCTCTCGTGGGAAATTATACCGTCACCTATGACTCTGTTGATTCAGCAGGAAATAATGCCACCCAAGTGAATAGGCTTGTAATTGTTAGTGACACTACTCCCCCAGTAATCACACTGAATGGCAATAGTACCATAACACTATTTGTTGGCGCTACATATAATGAGCAAAACGCCACTACTGATGATGACTCTCCAGTAACAATTGGTGGTGACGCTGTAGATGCAAATACTGAAGGCAATTACACCATCACATACAACTCTGTTGATTCAGCAGGAAATAATGCCACCCAAGTTGTTAGAACTGTAATAATTTCTGATACACCAGATAATACTCCCCCAGTAATCACACTGAATGGTAATGATACCGTTTATGTAGAACTTGACTCATCCTACTCTGAGCAAAACGCCACTACTGATGATGATTCTCTAGTAATAATTGGTGGTGACACTGTAAATTCATCTCTAGTGGGAAATTATACCGTCACCTATAACTCTGTTGATTCAGCAGGAAATAATGCCACCCAAGTGAATAGGCTTGTAATTGTTCGTGACACTACTCCCCCAGTAATCACACTGAATGGCAATAGTACCATAACACTATTTGTTGGCGCTACATATAATGAGCAAAACGCCACTACTGATGATGACTCTCCAGTAACAATTGGTGGTGACACTGTAGATACAAATACTGAAGGCAATTACACCATCACATACAACTCTGTTGATTCAGCAGGAAATAATGCCACCCAAGTTGTTAGAACTGTAATAATTTCTGATACACCAGATAATACTCCCCCAGTAATCACACTAAATGGTAATGCTACTGTTTATGTAGAACTTGACTCATCCTACTCTGAGCAAAACGCCACTACTGATGATGGCTCTCCAGTAACAATTGGTGGTGACACTGTAAATTCATCTCTCGTGGGAAATTATACCGTCACCTATGACTCTGTTGATTCAGCAGGAAATAATGCCACCCAAGTGAATAGGCTTGTAATTGTTAGTGACACTACTCCCCCAGTAATCACACTGAATGGCAATAGTACCATAACACTATTTGTTGGCGCTACATATAATGAGCAAAACGCCACTACTGATGATGACTCTCCAGTAACAATTGGTGGTGACACTGTAGATACAAATACTGAAGGCAATTACACCATCACATACAACTCTGTTGATTCAGCAGGAAATAATGCCACCCAAGTTGTTAGAACTGTAATAATTTCTGATACACCAGATAATACTCCCCCAGTAATCACACTAAATGGTAATGCTACTGTTTATGTAGAACTTGACTCATCCTACTCTGAGCAAAACGCCACTACTGATGATGGCTCTCCAGTAACAATTGGTGGTGACACTGTAAATTCATCTCTCGTGGGAAATTATACCGTCACCTATGACTCTGTTGATTCAGCAGGAAATAATGCCACCCAAGTGAATAGGCTTGTAATTGTTAGTGACACTACTCCCCCAGTAATCACACTGAATGGCAATAGTACCATAACACTATTTGTTGGCGCTACATATAATGAGCAAAACGCCACTACTGATGATGGCTCTCCTATCGTTATTCGTGGTGACACTGTAGATACAAATACTGTAGGCAATTACACCATCACATACCACTCTGTTGATTCATCAGGCAATAATGCCATCCAAGTTAATAGAATTGTAATAATTACTGGTTCATCTGACACTACTCCCCCAACAGTCGTTGGTACTCCAGTATATGATGCTCAAACACACACCCTATCCATTACATTTAGTGAAAATGTAAGTATAACTAATCCATCACAATTGCTTATAGGATTCGTTTTCCCTTCTAATATTAATTATACAAACAATCCTACTCTGGTTCTAACTTTTAACAGCACAGCCACCGAATCTATATTTAACGTTTTTATCGGGTCAGTTGATGGTCCTCAAGTGGCTATTAACGCAAATTCTATTGTAGATGCTGCAAATAATGGTATACTTACTAATAACTCATCATTCAGTGTCCAAAACATCATTTCATCAGACGATCAGGTATTATCTCCTGCCACTATTCATGTGGACGCACCATTAATTCTCACACCTGAACATCAAAATGTTACTATCAATTATGTCGCCTCTACTTCCAACACTACTAATATCACTGCAGGATTAAGTGCCAAACTTGTATCTACTAATGTCATTACAGTCATGATACCTACTAGTACTATTATTACTCATGATGGTACTTGGGATTCGCAATTCCTTGCACCACGTACTGCTACTATTACTGTACCCTCTACAACTGTAGGTCAGACTACTACTAGTCATGTAACGGTTACAGCTATAACTTTGGGAGATGTAACAATTGATCTCAACCTAGGTGATACAGTTGCGTCTATTGTATTTGAAAATCAAGGTGGAAATAATTATAATATATATTATGTAAATACTATTGGCTCTACACCAACCCAGATATCATCCTGTGGTACTAGTAATATCGCAGAAATTAATACTCTTTTAACCACTACTTCCACAAACGAATGTTTTGTAGATGACAACACTCATGTAACAATTCACACCACTCACCTATCCACCTATGCTCTAATATCTTCCACCAGTACCACTAGTACTCAAGTACCTGCACCTATTCCATTTACTAGTAGTGGTGGTGGCAGTAGCTCAGGAGGCGGCGCAGGTCGTATATTCACTGGTGGTCAAGCCCCAATAATTGCAGAGGCTATTATTCACAAAGTATCTTGGGAAGTAGCTGATGATAAAAAACTAGTTGAAATTATTGCTAGCCCATCATCTGATGGTGCTTTTGTTACTATTAGTAGTTCCAAACTAGGGGTAATTGCAACTCAACTCTCCCTAACACAGCCCTACTCTGACAGAGTCGTCTATTTGGGTCTAGTGTCTTCTGATGAACGCTTTGTATCTGTAAAGGCTAGTGTATACTCTAATACTTTCTTTACAAGTGAACAAAAATTAGTAGATGTTTCTCAACCCACCGGTTCCATCACTTTTGATTCTACACTACCTGTTGCATCTACCGGTACCATAAAGGATGATAAAACCATAATGGACGATAAAACCATAGTGGATAATGATACTATGATGGATGATGATACTATGATGGACAATAAAACCATAAAGGATGATAAAACCATAAAGGATGATAAAACCATAAAGGATGATAAAACCATAAAGGATGATAAAACCATAAAGGATGATAAAACCATAAAGGATGATAAAACCATGATAAATGATGACTCTACTACCACTACTGGTGAAGGTGGTTGTCTAATCGCAACAGCAGTATATGGAACTGAGACTTTCACAACAAGTACAAATGCTCAGAGAGATACGTGA
- a CDS encoding DUF2341 domain-containing protein produces MNRTIVVQQILGASWDTRLQITINSSQVIGNHENFTVLISINDINLNSTTVQSAGQDIRFTTTDGNTLLEHEIESFTNDATTGTLVAWVRLPTLSNTSDTILYMYYNVSTASSIPYPNVWDSDYEIIYHMDQSTFTANSTLDSSGNNRHATPLSTGSTDFNSSDLVSAQIGNGLNLDGVDDSHGDYLDLPDLEGSLFNNTDFTISAWANIDVLRNWARIVDFGKGQDDNNILIAAHRTNPDLRYDMRQGTSSDGVTASDILQTGQWAYFTVVHESSGTATIYKNGTSITSDAVHTSLNESRASNYIGRSNWGTDSYFDGKFDEFRLSSTARSADWIATEYANQNSPSTFFTISAPEDRSVAISFAITNTQGDNIIITFNKNIIYSVIPTTDFTLTGTSATIDSITSNSSSITLNLSGNLLANETITISYTKTSGGINSTQSTDITLENFVNQPVINNIPDTTPPVITLNGNDVVYVELGSSYSEQNATTDDDSPIVIRGDTVDTNTIGNYTITYHSVDSSGNNATQVNRTIVVRDTTPPVITLNGNSTITLFVGDAYNEQNATTDDGSPIVIRGDTVDTNTMGNYTITYHSADPSGNNATQVNRTVIISDAPDDTPPVITLIGNATVYVELDSSYSEQNATTDDNSPVTIGGDTVNSSLVGNYTVTYDSVDSAGNNATQVNRLVIVSDTTPPVITLNGNSTITLFVGDAYNEQNATTDDGSPIVIRGDTVDTNTEGNYTITYNSADPSGNNATQVVRTVIISVPDTIPPVITLNGNDVVYVELGSSYSEQNATTDDDSPIVIRGDTVDTNTIGNYTITYHSVDSSGNNATQVNRTIVVRDTTPPVITLNGASTITLSKNSTYNEQNATTDDGSPIVIRGDTVDTNTIGNYTITYNSVDPSGNNATQVVRTVIIFDGPDIIPPVITLIGNATVYVELGSSYSEQNATTGDGSPIVIRGDTVDTNTVGNYTVTYHSTDSSGNNATQVNRTIVVRDTTPPVITLNGNNVVYVELG; encoded by the coding sequence GTGAATAGAACTATAGTTGTTCAACAAATACTAGGTGCCTCTTGGGACACAAGACTACAGATCACTATAAATTCATCTCAAGTAATTGGAAATCATGAAAATTTCACAGTTTTAATATCAATAAATGATATAAATCTCAATTCTACAACTGTTCAATCTGCTGGACAAGATATAAGATTCACTACTACTGATGGCAATACCCTCTTAGAGCATGAAATTGAGTCATTTACTAATGATGCTACTACCGGTACCCTAGTAGCTTGGGTTCGTCTACCTACTTTGAGCAATACCAGTGATACCATACTCTACATGTATTATAATGTCTCAACAGCGTCATCCATTCCATATCCTAATGTTTGGGATTCAGACTATGAGATAATTTATCACATGGATCAATCCACTTTTACTGCAAACTCTACCCTAGACTCATCAGGGAATAATCGTCATGCAACACCACTATCTACAGGCTCTACTGACTTTAATTCTAGTGATTTAGTATCTGCACAAATTGGTAATGGATTAAACCTTGATGGAGTAGACGACTCCCACGGAGATTATCTTGATCTTCCAGACTTGGAAGGTAGTCTATTTAACAATACAGACTTTACCATCTCGGCATGGGCAAATATTGATGTCCTTAGAAATTGGGCTAGAATCGTTGATTTTGGCAAGGGTCAGGATGATAACAATATTCTAATTGCTGCCCATCGCACTAACCCGGATTTGAGATATGATATGCGACAGGGTACCAGCTCTGATGGTGTCACAGCTAGTGATATTTTGCAGACAGGTCAATGGGCATACTTTACAGTTGTACATGAATCATCAGGTACAGCAACTATCTACAAAAATGGCACCTCAATTACTAGTGATGCTGTGCATACATCTCTTAATGAGAGTAGAGCATCAAACTATATCGGAAGATCCAATTGGGGAACTGATTCCTACTTTGATGGCAAATTCGATGAATTCCGACTATCATCTACTGCTCGCTCTGCAGACTGGATTGCAACAGAGTATGCAAATCAAAACTCTCCTTCTACTTTCTTTACTATATCTGCACCTGAAGATAGAAGTGTAGCGATATCTTTTGCTATTACCAACACACAAGGTGATAACATTATAATTACTTTTAATAAAAACATTATCTATTCGGTTATTCCTACCACTGACTTTACTCTTACTGGTACATCTGCTACAATAGATAGTATAACATCAAACTCCTCTTCAATTACTCTGAATTTAAGCGGAAATCTTTTGGCAAATGAAACCATTACTATCTCATATACTAAAACTAGTGGTGGAATAAACTCTACTCAAAGTACAGACATAACACTAGAAAACTTTGTGAATCAACCTGTAATTAACAACATTCCAGATACTACTCCCCCTGTAATCACACTGAATGGTAATGATGTCGTTTATGTAGAACTTGGCTCATCCTACTCTGAGCAGAACGCCACTACTGATGATGACTCTCCTATCGTTATTCGTGGTGATACTGTAGATACAAATACTATAGGCAATTACACCATCACATACCACTCTGTTGATTCATCAGGCAATAATGCCACCCAAGTTAATAGAACTATAGTTGTTCGTGACACTACTCCCCCAGTAATCACACTGAATGGCAATAGTACCATAACACTATTTGTTGGCGATGCATATAATGAACAAAACGCCACTACTGATGATGGCTCTCCTATCGTTATTCGTGGTGACACTGTAGATACAAATACTATGGGCAATTACACCATCACATACCACTCTGCTGATCCATCAGGCAATAATGCCACCCAAGTTAATAGAACTGTAATAATTTCTGATGCACCAGATGATACTCCCCCAGTAATCACACTAATTGGTAATGCTACTGTTTATGTAGAACTTGACTCATCCTACTCTGAGCAAAACGCCACTACTGATGATAACTCTCCAGTAACAATTGGTGGTGACACTGTAAATTCATCTCTCGTGGGAAATTATACCGTCACCTATGACTCTGTTGATTCAGCAGGAAATAATGCCACCCAAGTGAATAGGCTTGTAATTGTTAGTGACACTACTCCCCCAGTAATCACACTGAATGGCAATAGTACCATAACACTATTTGTTGGCGATGCATATAATGAACAAAACGCCACTACTGATGATGGCTCTCCTATCGTTATTCGTGGTGACACTGTAGATACAAATACTGAAGGCAATTACACCATCACATACAACTCTGCTGATCCATCAGGCAATAATGCCACCCAAGTTGTTAGAACTGTAATAATTTCTGTACCAGATACTATTCCCCCAGTAATCACACTGAATGGTAATGATGTCGTTTATGTAGAACTTGGCTCATCCTACTCTGAGCAAAACGCCACTACTGATGATGACTCTCCTATCGTTATTCGTGGTGATACTGTAGATACAAATACTATAGGCAATTACACCATCACATACCACTCTGTTGATTCATCAGGCAATAATGCCACCCAAGTTAATAGAACTATAGTTGTTCGTGACACTACTCCCCCAGTAATCACACTGAATGGTGCTAGTACAATAACACTAAGCAAAAACTCTACATATAATGAACAAAACGCCACTACTGATGATGGCTCTCCTATCGTTATTCGTGGTGATACTGTAGATACAAATACTATAGGCAATTACACCATCACATACAACTCTGTTGATCCATCAGGCAATAATGCCACCCAAGTTGTTAGAACTGTAATAATTTTTGATGGACCAGACATTATTCCCCCAGTAATCACACTAATTGGTAATGCTACTGTTTATGTAGAACTTGGCTCATCCTACTCTGAGCAAAACGCCACTACTGGTGATGGCTCTCCTATCGTTATTCGTGGTGACACTGTAGATACAAATACTGTAGGTAATTACACCGTCACATACCACTCTACTGATTCATCAGGCAATAATGCCACCCAAGTAAATAGAACTATAGTTGTTCGTGACACTACTCCCCCAGTAATCACACTGAATGGTAATAATGTCGTTTATGTAGAACTTGGCTAA
- a CDS encoding CFI-box-CTERM domain-containing protein yields MELRLSQQVQMLREIRDTTLMTSLPGISFITSFNQIYYTFSPVIADAERENPLLREIIQTILYPLLSSVSIMTMVDDSENSVLALGLLVIAINLLIYVGLPTLAFVYLHKKIKSVKLVS; encoded by the coding sequence ATGGAACTGAGACTTTCACAACAAGTACAAATGCTCAGAGAGATACGTGATACAACTTTAATGACTAGTCTACCTGGAATATCCTTCATAACATCATTCAACCAAATCTATTACACCTTTTCACCTGTAATTGCAGATGCTGAGCGTGAAAACCCTCTACTGCGTGAAATAATTCAGACTATTCTATATCCTCTACTCTCTAGTGTCTCTATAATGACGATGGTAGATGACTCGGAGAATAGTGTGTTGGCTTTGGGATTACTTGTAATTGCTATCAACTTGCTAATTTATGTTGGTCTACCAACATTGGCATTTGTTTATCTACATAAAAAAATTAAATCTGTCAAACTCGTATCTTAA
- a CDS encoding DUF5011 domain-containing protein, whose protein sequence is MNRTIVVRDTTPPVITLNGNSTITLFVGATYNEQNATTDDDSPVTIGGDTVDANTEGNYTITYNSADPSGNNATQVVRTVIISVPDTIPPVITLNGNDVVYVELG, encoded by the coding sequence GTGAATAGAACTATAGTTGTTCGTGACACTACTCCCCCAGTAATCACACTGAATGGCAATAGTACCATAACACTATTTGTTGGCGCTACATATAATGAGCAAAACGCCACTACTGATGATGACTCTCCAGTAACAATTGGTGGTGACACTGTAGATGCAAATACTGAAGGCAATTACACCATCACATACAACTCTGCTGATCCATCAGGCAATAATGCCACCCAAGTTGTTAGAACTGTAATAATTTCTGTACCAGATACTATTCCCCCAGTAATCACACTGAATGGTAATGATGTCGTTTATGTAGAACTTGGCTAA